One stretch of Muribaculum intestinale DNA includes these proteins:
- a CDS encoding IS5 family transposase, producing MHEINLYQTHLTEGQWSYINKEFLENDRRKRKYSLQSVFEAILYLLASGCQWRRLPHDYPAWKSVYYYYHKWRQEGRVEHFLEKLVRKIRRKRGQASSPSVGAMDAQSVRWGSRQGDNGYDGNKKVKGVKRNIITDRNGFILARKVCNAGIHDSKMAHDLCGLADDVWEDLRKVLSDRGYRGDVDKDIEKDFGIELEVSNTPNGVKGFLPKPLRWVVERTFAWLDSCRRLARNYEILNESAEEMIDFAAIKFLINKI from the coding sequence ATGCACGAAATCAATCTCTATCAGACACATCTGACCGAGGGTCAGTGGTCTTATATAAACAAAGAATTCCTTGAAAATGATAGACGCAAGAGAAAATATTCACTACAATCAGTTTTTGAAGCTATCCTCTACCTATTGGCCAGCGGTTGTCAATGGCGAAGGTTGCCTCACGACTATCCCGCGTGGAAAAGTGTCTATTATTACTACCATAAATGGAGACAAGAGGGTCGTGTCGAGCATTTCCTTGAGAAACTCGTCAGAAAGATACGTCGCAAACGCGGCCAGGCATCAAGTCCGAGTGTTGGCGCGATGGATGCCCAAAGTGTCAGATGGGGTAGCAGACAGGGAGATAACGGATATGACGGCAACAAAAAAGTCAAGGGTGTCAAAAGGAATATCATCACCGACCGCAATGGCTTCATCCTTGCGAGGAAAGTCTGTAACGCTGGTATTCACGATTCAAAAATGGCTCATGATCTATGCGGACTGGCGGATGATGTATGGGAAGACCTGCGCAAGGTATTGTCCGACCGAGGGTATCGGGGAGACGTGGACAAAGACATTGAAAAAGACTTCGGCATCGAGCTTGAGGTATCCAATACCCCCAATGGAGTTAAGGGATTCCTGCCAAAGCCGCTCAGATGGGTGGTTGAGAGGACTTTCGCATGGCTTGACTCTTGCCGCAGACTCGCCCGGAACTATGAGATACTGAATGAATCAGCGGAAGAAATGATTGATTTCGCTGCCATAAAATTTTTAATCAATAAAATTTAG